The nucleotide sequence GGGTTGGACGGGCAGAAGACGATCACCTCCGCGTCGCCGATGGCCGCCAACGCGGCTGGTACGGGCGTCGCGCTTTCGATACCGTCCAGCACGATGCCGTTGACGACATCGGCGTGGTGCCGCGCAACGAAGTACTCCTGAAAATCGAGTCGGCCGTCGGGCGTGTCAATCAGTGTTGCGACACGATCGTCGGTCATCGGGATGAGGTCGGCGGCGATGTCGAGGTTGTGTGCCAGCGTGCCGGTGATCTCGCTCAACGCGGTGCCGGACCGTAGCGCGGCTGTCCGCAGGATGTGGGTAGCGAAGTCGCGGTCGCCGAGCTGGAACCAGGGCTCTTCGCCGTACTGCGCGATCATCCGCAGGGTCGCGAACGTTTCGTCACGAATGCCCCAGCCTGTCTCCGGGTTGGCCAGATCGGAGAGCGTGTACATGACCGTATCCAGGTCGGGCGAGATGTGAAGGCCGTAGAGCTCAAAGTCGTCGGCGGTATTGATAATGACAGCCAACGCGCGAGGGTCGGGCAGGGTGAGCTGCAGGCCGTGGGCGAGCTTCGCCCCGCCAACGCCACCGGCCAGTGCCACGATCCGTCCTGCCATCGCTGAGCCAGCCTCCCGTATCCCATACCCGAT is from Thermomicrobiales bacterium and encodes:
- the cofD gene encoding 2-phospho-L-lactate transferase — translated: MAGRIVALAGGVGGAKLAHGLQLTLPDPRALAVIINTADDFELYGLHISPDLDTVMYTLSDLANPETGWGIRDETFATLRMIAQYGEEPWFQLGDRDFATHILRTAALRSGTALSEITGTLAHNLDIAADLIPMTDDRVATLIDTPDGRLDFQEYFVARHHADVVNGIVLDGIESATPVPAALAAIGDAEVIVFCPSNPFVSIGPILGLPGMRAALDDADAPVVVVSPIVGGEALKGPAAAMMQGLGHDVSALGVARIYAGLADGLVIDSVDRDLTMAIEDLGVRVLVTDSIMRNNDDRERLARETLAFAQSLATSRSAR